The genomic region CGGCGCTAAGATACCACCAACTGCGTTTTGACAAAAGTAGAGCTGATCGCCGATTGCGTCGTCATTGGTTACAACTAAACCAGCAATGACATCGGAATGACCACCCAGATACTTGGTCGCTGAATGGATAACCACATCGGCCCCCAAGGTCAGCGGCTGCTGAAAATACGGCGTCAGGAAGGTATTATCCACAATCGTCAGAACGCCGTGCTTTTTAGCAATGGCCGATACGCCCTTAATACTAGTCACCTTCATGAAGGGGTTGTCAATTGGTTCGAAGTAAATCGCCTTGGTATTGTCCTGAATGGCGGCTTCGACCGCGTCCAAATCCTGGGTATCCACCTGTGTAAATTCAATGTCTAACTTCTTGAGATAGTCATTAATCAGGCGGAAAGTGCCCCCATAAATATTTTGACTGACAACGATATGGTCACCGGGCTTGAAATTAGTAAAGACGGCGTGGATGGCTGCACTCCCAGAAGCAAAGGCGTAACCATGCTTGGCCTCTTCTAGGACTGCGATTTGATCTTCCAAGTACTCCCGAGTTGGGTTTAACGAACGGGAATAGTCGTACTTATTTTCTGCATCTATGTCATCAAAGGCAAAGGTAGTCGACTGGTAGATGGGCACGTTAACGGCCCCAGTATTGTTATCATGCAGCTGGTTCAGTCCCTTACCAAAAACTAATTTCGTGTTAAATCCGGTCATAATTTACTCCTTTTTTATGCCAATAAAAAATCCCGCAGTCTAAAAATTTAGACTACGGGACGCTCAAAAACGTGTTACCACCCTGGTTCTAGCCGGCATCACTACCGCCTACTCGACAAGTACGTCAACTAAATGGCCGAGATACTCTGACGCGATAACGGGCGCACCCGAAACCGGCTAACCCACCAGGGTTCACCAATTTAAAACTCCGAGACCATCTTCGCTGCCCCTTCCCTGCCAATTTCCACCACACATTGGCTCTCTATCAGGATTGTGACACCTACTCATCTCATCAACGTTTAGGATAGGTGCAGTTTAGCATGAGAAAAATTCTGTGTCAATTCTAATTATTTGCTAATAAATTATGTATCAACTGTGCAGTAAAGGAAAATTAGTTAAATTCACCATCCCAGGCAATGTCATCGACACTGGCCTGACGCAGATTAACGTGGTGCTGCTTGCCGTAACGGTACCAGTGCCAGACCTGGTCAATCTGCAACCAGGTCGGCCAGCTAACGCTGATATCAGAAAAGAAAGACTTTGATTCCCGCCAGGCCTGCCAGGTTTTAAGCGGGTGGCGGAAGAAATCCGGCACCAGAGCCAAATCGGTCCGCCGCGGCGTCTTCACTCGTAATGGTTGGCCATCCCAGAAATCAGCATTAAACAGCACTAAGCCACTGGTAGCCCGGGGGTTAATATCAATAAAGTACAGACCGCCAGTCTTAGCGCTTTCCATTATATCGGCCCCAAAAAAGCCGGTGTAATTAGTGTGCTCAATCAGACGGGCAGCCGCGTTAACGATGTCAGGTCGGTGGTGATTTTTAATCAGCACGCTGGACGAACCTTGGAAGTTAAAGGCCTTGTCATAGACCACGGCGCCGAGAACTTCGCCCTTTTCGGCCACCAGGCTCAGACACCACTCCTTACCCGTAATTTTTTCCTGGTAAAAATGGGGCTGGTCCAGGTTGGCATCTCCCACGCTGGTAAAACGGGAGTAATCGTTCTTTAAAATTCGATCCGGACCAGGTTCATTATAGGCATGTGGTGCTAACAAACCAGCGTCTTGCAAAACCTGGGCGTAGTGTTCCTTGTGGTGTAACTGGGCCATGGTCGCAAAGTCAGCCGCAAACAAGGGTGCCTTGAGCTGGTCACGACCGCGACTCAACCAGAACGTCTCTTCGTTAGTTGGCACAATTAGGTCAATCTTAAAATCGGCAACCTGCTGGTTAATCTGATCCAGGTAGGTTTGATTATCATAGCGGCAGGAAGCTGTTAGGGTAAAGGCCTGAATTCCTTTTAGAGACTTGCCAAGGGCAAAATCAACACTGTCAGTGGTCCAGACCTGCACGCCGGCATTAATAAATTCCTGCATCAGGGCTAGAGCAATCGGTGAACGTGCCCCGGTTACTAAGACTCGTTTCCCACGTAAATCCATGCTAATCCTACCTTTCTCGTACAATCTTACGCCGCTTTCCCATTTTAAAGTCGTAGTGGTAAGGCACATAGCTAACCGGCAGTGGCTCTAATCCCTGCTTTTCAAAGAAGTCTGCGAAACTTTGCGCCACCGCGTCCTGGTAGGCCGCATCGTCTAGGGCTACTTGGAGACTCCGGTCCTGCTTCTGTAAGATTTGATAATTTTGAATCCGGTTGTCGGCTTCCAACACCACCTTACGCAAGAAGTCGGGGAAGACCTGGCGCCGGTCGCCATTTACAGTGGTGAATTCTAGAACGTCATCTTCTCGGCCAATAATCCGGTCTAGGGCCAAATAAGGTGACCCACAAGGACAGGGGGTAGCCCGTTCCTGCAAGACATCATTGAGCCGGTAACGGATTAGGGGCTGTGAATGCCGGTAAAAATCAGTAATCACTGGCGCAAAGAGGCGCTGTTCTCCATCCAAAACATCCTTTTCCACTAAGAGATTATCCTCATTCATGTGCAGGGTCCCATAAGCGCAGGTTGTCGCCAAAAAACCTTCAGTCGCCTGGTAAACCTGGTGAATGGGTTGATTGGTCGCCTGAGATAGCCAGTCCTGGTCTTCCGGTTCGAGGGTCTCCGCCACCGAAATAATCTTTTTAAAAGGCAATTCCAAGTTCTGATCTTGGTAGTAGCGCACGATTTCTAGGAGCATGGCTGGTGGCCCGACCAAGACCGTCGCTTCAAAGTCGCGTAAGGCCGCTAGATTCTCGGCCATTGGGGCCATTAAATCAAAGAACTTAAAGGTTAATTTAGCCGAACTCGTGGACTCATAGAGGTTATTATTAGCCCGCATGAAAAAGGCAATTTTTTGGTGACCCTTCGGCAGGCCGGGTAAGAGCTTTCCCAAAACTGCGCCAGCCCAGAGGCTCTGTTCGCGCTGGGTGGTCACAAAGACGCCCTGGTTCCCCGAGGTTCCAGAAGACAGACCAACACTGACACCCGGCTTGATTTCCTCGCTAAAGTCGCGGGTATTCTCCTGGTAACGGGCAAAATCTCGGGCCTGGTCAAAGTCCAGTCCCAGGGTATTAATCCGGTTAAAGTTCCCCATCCAAACCGACTTGTCACTGTAGGGAACGGTATTCCAGGGCTGGTTTTTATAGCGGGCGTAGTAGTTACCAGCCGGTAACCAGTTTAACAACCGCTGTAGGCGGCGCTTTTGAACACGCTGTAAGTGCTTGCGCTTTTTGATAAAGGTGGCGTCCCAGCGGGTCTTAAGATACGACCCGGCCAAGGTGGCTAATTGAACCATTGGCTGCTCCTCTTTTCATGTGAAAGTATGATATCGTAGCCGTCTTTGCGGTACTGACGTAGCTTTTCCATGCTGGCCAGGTAATCATCCCAGGAATGCATGATAATGCCGGCGGCCCGAATTGGTCCGTCAGCCGGATCATCAATGGCTTCCTGAGTCCAAGAGGCATCAGCCCCCAGTAAGGTCGGTTTGCCGGTCCGCTGGTCAACAAAGGCCAGGCCAAACATACCCTGACTATGACCAGGTAGGTCAACCACGGTCAGTCCCCCCTCCTCAAAGGGTACCTGACCAGACCGGTCGTCGATTTCTTGGAAGCGTCCATCCAGAGGTTCAATCAAATCCTTCAAATAGCCATGACGAACCTGGTTAAAACCAGCTAGGGATTGCACAAACTCGTATTCTGACAGGTGTCCGACCAGCTCCTGGTCCATTAGGGGCCCAAGGCCGCCGACGTGGTCAGCGTGCAGGTGGGACAAAATCACCATCTTAACATCGGCCAGACTGATATCGTGCTGATTGAGCTGCTTTAAGACCGCCTGTTCGGGTTTAGTGCTAACCGGGGTCCCCCAGCGGTAAAAATGTTGGGGAAAGGCCCGGCTGGCTTCGAAAAACTGTCGGCTGTAGCCCGTATCAAAGAGAATGTAACCGTAGTCATCATGCCATAGCAAAAAAGCCAGGGCTGGAATCTTTTGAATGCCCAGCTGGCCGTGCTTTTTATTCATTAAACGTCCGGGCGCAAAGGTGTGCCCGGTATCTAAGATGGCTTTCAGTCTAACCTTGCTGGTTGGCATCCACAAACTCCTTAATCCCCTCTTCCACCGTTTTCACTGGCTGGTAGTGGAGCAAATCTTGGGCTTTTTTAATCGACAGGGTCTGGGTCCGACCTAGGACACTGGCCACGTAACGCGTCAGCAGTGGCTCCTGGTCCTTTTTAAAGTGCCGGTGGAAAACTTCATCCAAGTAGCCAACCCAGTACAAAAGCCGAAACGGAATGGCCTTAAATTTCAAGGGCACCCCCAACTGCTGGGTCAGAGATTCCAGCAGGTCATACATCCGGCGCGGATCACCGTTGGTGATGTTATAGGCCTGGTTAATGGCGTCCGGGTTGTTGGTTTCCACCGAGAGGCGGATGGCCTCAACGACATTATCAACATTAGTGACATCAACCCACTGCTGCTTACCCTTAGTTGGCATCGGAATCCCACCCTGGGCATTCCGTTCCAAGAGCGGCTTTAAAATGGTCTCGTCATGGGGCCCAAAAATTGCCCGGGGACGCAGAATAATATAGGGTAAACCACTCTGTCGGACTAATTCATCGGCTTCAGCCTTGGTTCGCGCGTACTCATTGGCAAAGACCGTTGGTAGTGGGTAGGTTTCGGTCACGTTTTGCGCCGTTTCGTAGCGGAAGTAAATCGAAGGAGAAGAAATCTGAATGAAGCGTTGCACGTCGGCCTGCTGACCAACGGCCAGCATGTTCTTCGTACCAACCACATTGGCCTCTTCAAACCACTCCTTGGGTCCCCAGTACTCTGACCGGGCGGCCGCATGGATAATCATATCTGGGGCCAGGTCGACTAGCTTTTTTTGGTCAGCCGGGGTCATTTTAGCCAAGTCCATGGCAATAAAGTGAACCGGGTACTTTTCCGTTAGTTCCTGCCCAATTTTCTGGTTACGGCCAATCCCGTATATTTCATATTGTGAGGACAGGTTGGCAATAAATTGCCGGCCTAGCAGACCGGTTGCGCCGGTTAGTAGTATTTTCATTAGTATTCAAAAACCAATCCTTGCATCGTCAAGCCGGCCGCAGTTCCAATCATCAGAACCTTGTCACCGCGCTTAATGTCGCCGCGGTCAATAGCCAAACTCAGGGCAGTTGGAATTGAAGCTGAAACCATGTTGCCGTGGTCGTTGATGATGTTATAGAACTTTTCATCCGGGATATCCAGATGCTTTTTCATGATTTTCATGGCCAAACCACTCGCCTGGTGAGGAATCACCATGTCGATGTCGTCCATCTTCAAACCAGCTTCGTCCAAGAGGTTTTCTACAAAGGCTGGCACCTTCCGCATGGCCAGGCGGAAAGTCGCCTGACCATCCATGTGGAACATAAAGTCGGTCTTAGGACGGTCTGGGTAGGTCTTAGGTGGGATGGCAGAACCACCACCACGAATTTCCGTGTCGTGAGCGCCCATGCCATAAGTAGCCATCTTGTTGGCATAAATCTTTGCCGGACCTTCTCCGTCCCGTTCCAGGATAGCGGCTGCCGATCCATCACCAAACAAAAGCGCGTTCTTAGGCTCGTCATAGTTCAATGACAGAGATGGGAGATCTGTGCTAACGACGGCTACCCGCTGGTACTTGCCCAGGTTAATCATGTTCGTCATCAGGTCAAAGGCGGTCGCAAAGCTAATGCAGGTCGCATTGACATCATAGGCTGGAATGCCGGCTGCTTCTTCACCGTAGGCTGCCTGCAGTAAAGGCGCCGTTGCCGGAATGGCCTGGCTTGGTACCGCTGAGGCACAGATAATCTGATCTAGGTCGGTCACCTTCAAACCAGCCCGGTCTAAGGCCTTGTCCAAGGCCGCCTTAGCTAGTTGAATACCTTCATCGTTAACGCCTTCTACTTCGGCGTAGCGCCGGGAATGAATCCCAGTTACGCGCTCAGCCCAGACTGGGTCAACGTTCATTTCCTTTGCTAAATCACTGGTCAAAACCACGTGGTCCGGTTCAGCAGTGCCCATACTTGCCAACTTCGTTGTGTACATCGTGTGCCTCGCTTCTAATATTTTTTAGTTCTGAACTTACCTGG from Leuconostocaceae bacterium ESL0723 harbors:
- a CDS encoding PLP-dependent aspartate aminotransferase family protein, which encodes MTGFNTKLVFGKGLNQLHDNNTGAVNVPIYQSTTFAFDDIDAENKYDYSRSLNPTREYLEDQIAVLEEAKHGYAFASGSAAIHAVFTNFKPGDHIVVSQNIYGGTFRLINDYLKKLDIEFTQVDTQDLDAVEAAIQDNTKAIYFEPIDNPFMKVTSIKGVSAIAKKHGVLTIVDNTFLTPYFQQPLTLGADVVIHSATKYLGGHSDVIAGLVVTNDDAIGDQLYFCQNAVGGILAPEDCMLVIRGIKTLSVRLDRHVQNAKKVLDYLETKSDFINRIYYPGRFGDADVAKDELKGSGGVISFEVNDRIDPKKLVNNTKLIWLAVSLGSVESLIELPYFMTHVELPVAEREKVGITPSLVRLSVGLEDPEDLIADLEQAFQIAEK
- a CDS encoding ATP-grasp domain-containing protein gives rise to the protein MDLRGKRVLVTGARSPIALALMQEFINAGVQVWTTDSVDFALGKSLKGIQAFTLTASCRYDNQTYLDQINQQVADFKIDLIVPTNEETFWLSRGRDQLKAPLFAADFATMAQLHHKEHYAQVLQDAGLLAPHAYNEPGPDRILKNDYSRFTSVGDANLDQPHFYQEKITGKEWCLSLVAEKGEVLGAVVYDKAFNFQGSSSVLIKNHHRPDIVNAAARLIEHTNYTGFFGADIMESAKTGGLYFIDINPRATSGLVLFNADFWDGQPLRVKTPRRTDLALVPDFFRHPLKTWQAWRESKSFFSDISVSWPTWLQIDQVWHWYRYGKQHHVNLRQASVDDIAWDGEFN
- a CDS encoding CoF synthetase, whose amino-acid sequence is MVQLATLAGSYLKTRWDATFIKKRKHLQRVQKRRLQRLLNWLPAGNYYARYKNQPWNTVPYSDKSVWMGNFNRINTLGLDFDQARDFARYQENTRDFSEEIKPGVSVGLSSGTSGNQGVFVTTQREQSLWAGAVLGKLLPGLPKGHQKIAFFMRANNNLYESTSSAKLTFKFFDLMAPMAENLAALRDFEATVLVGPPAMLLEIVRYYQDQNLELPFKKIISVAETLEPEDQDWLSQATNQPIHQVYQATEGFLATTCAYGTLHMNEDNLLVEKDVLDGEQRLFAPVITDFYRHSQPLIRYRLNDVLQERATPCPCGSPYLALDRIIGREDDVLEFTTVNGDRRQVFPDFLRKVVLEADNRIQNYQILQKQDRSLQVALDDAAYQDAVAQSFADFFEKQGLEPLPVSYVPYHYDFKMGKRRKIVRER
- a CDS encoding MBL fold metallo-hydrolase codes for the protein MPTSKVRLKAILDTGHTFAPGRLMNKKHGQLGIQKIPALAFLLWHDDYGYILFDTGYSRQFFEASRAFPQHFYRWGTPVSTKPEQAVLKQLNQHDISLADVKMVILSHLHADHVGGLGPLMDQELVGHLSEYEFVQSLAGFNQVRHGYLKDLIEPLDGRFQEIDDRSGQVPFEEGGLTVVDLPGHSQGMFGLAFVDQRTGKPTLLGADASWTQEAIDDPADGPIRAAGIIMHSWDDYLASMEKLRQYRKDGYDIILSHEKRSSQWFN
- a CDS encoding NAD(P)-dependent oxidoreductase translates to MKILLTGATGLLGRQFIANLSSQYEIYGIGRNQKIGQELTEKYPVHFIAMDLAKMTPADQKKLVDLAPDMIIHAAARSEYWGPKEWFEEANVVGTKNMLAVGQQADVQRFIQISSPSIYFRYETAQNVTETYPLPTVFANEYARTKAEADELVRQSGLPYIILRPRAIFGPHDETILKPLLERNAQGGIPMPTKGKQQWVDVTNVDNVVEAIRLSVETNNPDAINQAYNITNGDPRRMYDLLESLTQQLGVPLKFKAIPFRLLYWVGYLDEVFHRHFKKDQEPLLTRYVASVLGRTQTLSIKKAQDLLHYQPVKTVEEGIKEFVDANQQG
- a CDS encoding 3-oxoacyl-ACP synthase, with translation MYTTKLASMGTAEPDHVVLTSDLAKEMNVDPVWAERVTGIHSRRYAEVEGVNDEGIQLAKAALDKALDRAGLKVTDLDQIICASAVPSQAIPATAPLLQAAYGEEAAGIPAYDVNATCISFATAFDLMTNMINLGKYQRVAVVSTDLPSLSLNYDEPKNALLFGDGSAAAILERDGEGPAKIYANKMATYGMGAHDTEIRGGGSAIPPKTYPDRPKTDFMFHMDGQATFRLAMRKVPAFVENLLDEAGLKMDDIDMVIPHQASGLAMKIMKKHLDIPDEKFYNIINDHGNMVSASIPTALSLAIDRGDIKRGDKVLMIGTAAGLTMQGLVFEY